The following are from one region of the Tautonia marina genome:
- a CDS encoding amidohydrolase family protein produces the protein MATTQRSGVWNSGLALILTFTIAVLPTVGADAQEQLAIKGGRIVPIVGEPIDDGVILIRDGTIQEVGKDLEIPIEARVIDATGKTVLPGFVEPHSPEPLVQPNEVNPNVPFVTVVDAVDPNAIYFEEARRNGVTAVHAIPGNSTMFGGKSAVVKTSGTFAEDMVLKRDAGLKLSLRPAGSSSRMSHLARLRRELDETKRYMASLEEKAQESEDEAKDDDTADEESSDDPKAPQDEDEAKDDDDSNSASNPEDAAPDAQREAMVRLLKGELPAFLYCELAMDVPHALRLIDDYKMKATLILGRDCYKAVDLLAGRDEPVILDPELVFWETDPRTDRDDQIVLPRLYREAGVPITFQTSGSSLFSATTLGPSLLWYQAAMAVKYGMPEEEALEALTLRPARLIGVDSFVGSIEPGKDADLVILTGDPLKLGTWVDTTIIDGKIVYRREDDSRMRALLFPNAEESPDQE, from the coding sequence ATGGCGACGACGCAACGATCCGGTGTGTGGAACAGTGGTCTGGCTCTGATTCTGACGTTCACGATCGCCGTGTTGCCGACGGTGGGAGCCGACGCTCAGGAGCAGCTGGCGATCAAGGGCGGACGCATCGTGCCGATCGTCGGCGAACCGATCGACGACGGCGTGATCCTGATTCGGGACGGGACGATTCAGGAGGTGGGCAAGGACCTGGAGATCCCGATTGAGGCCAGGGTGATCGACGCGACGGGTAAGACGGTGTTGCCCGGCTTTGTCGAGCCGCATAGCCCCGAACCGCTGGTACAGCCGAACGAGGTGAACCCGAACGTGCCGTTTGTGACGGTCGTCGACGCGGTGGATCCGAATGCGATCTACTTCGAAGAAGCACGCCGCAACGGCGTGACCGCCGTCCATGCGATTCCCGGCAACAGCACGATGTTCGGCGGCAAGTCGGCCGTGGTGAAGACTTCGGGCACCTTTGCCGAAGACATGGTGTTAAAACGAGACGCCGGCCTGAAGCTGTCGCTTCGCCCTGCGGGTAGCTCGAGCCGAATGAGTCACCTGGCCCGGCTGCGCCGCGAGCTGGACGAAACGAAGCGGTACATGGCCTCGCTCGAGGAGAAGGCGCAGGAATCGGAGGACGAGGCGAAGGACGACGACACGGCCGATGAGGAATCCTCCGACGATCCGAAGGCTCCGCAAGACGAGGACGAGGCGAAGGACGACGACGATTCGAACTCGGCATCAAACCCCGAGGATGCCGCTCCTGACGCTCAGCGCGAGGCGATGGTCCGCCTGCTCAAGGGGGAGCTGCCCGCGTTCCTCTACTGTGAGCTGGCGATGGACGTGCCCCACGCCCTGCGGCTCATCGACGATTACAAGATGAAGGCAACCCTGATCCTGGGCCGAGATTGCTACAAGGCCGTCGATCTGCTGGCAGGTCGAGACGAGCCGGTCATCCTCGACCCGGAACTGGTCTTCTGGGAAACCGACCCGAGGACCGATCGGGACGATCAGATTGTTCTGCCCCGGCTTTACCGCGAGGCGGGGGTGCCGATCACTTTTCAGACCTCTGGCTCGTCCTTGTTCTCGGCGACGACCCTGGGACCGAGCCTGCTCTGGTATCAGGCGGCCATGGCCGTGAAATACGGGATGCCCGAGGAGGAGGCGCTCGAAGCCCTCACCCTGCGCCCGGCCCGGTTGATCGGCGTCGATTCGTTTGTCGGTTCCATCGAACCAGGTAAGGATGCCGATTTGGTGATTCTGACCGGCGATCCCCTGAAGCTCGGCACCTGGGTCGATACCACCATCATCGACGGCAAGATCGTCTACCGTCGCGAGGACGATTCCCGGATGCGAGCGTTGCTCTTTCCCAACGCCGAGGAGTCACCCGATCAGGAGTAA
- a CDS encoding amidohydrolase family protein — translation MSRSLRVRIRTWVFAILPLMLFPVGSGAAVGAEGDILIRAGTVETVEGDTFAPGAVLVSEGKIAAVGASVEAPEGAEVIDLGEGSTLLPGFVDVDLPGGVIGPSVEITREITPRFNPLPAIDWSSRSFVEALAGGTTAGALIPLSENVVPGMAPVVKTAGSGRVVEAEAALVVTIASDPASRNRSRTRPDSIYVRQPTNRMGVVAMLRDAMNRASRGADPDLDTTLPIEADPYEPLRDVIRGRRSVLTVSRTDYDILTSLRLAGEFGYVPTILGGHEAYKVAEPLAAVGSAVVLGPLRINGAYGPERTELAWNTAGVLHEAGVAVALSGGDLLEQARFAARFGLPKDEALKAITIEPAKVLGVNDRLGSIAVGKAADLVALQGDPLEFTTPVRWVMVDGVVQFPRPEPSQED, via the coding sequence ATGAGCCGATCGCTTCGTGTGAGAATTCGAACCTGGGTTTTCGCGATCTTGCCGCTGATGCTGTTCCCGGTTGGCTCAGGGGCCGCGGTCGGGGCGGAAGGGGACATTCTCATCCGGGCCGGAACGGTGGAGACGGTTGAGGGTGACACCTTTGCTCCGGGGGCGGTCCTCGTTTCGGAGGGGAAGATTGCCGCGGTGGGGGCGTCGGTTGAGGCTCCCGAGGGAGCCGAAGTGATCGACCTGGGAGAGGGCTCGACCCTGCTTCCCGGCTTTGTGGATGTGGACTTGCCAGGGGGAGTGATCGGGCCTTCGGTCGAGATCACTCGGGAAATCACGCCGAGGTTCAACCCCTTGCCGGCGATTGACTGGTCGTCGCGGTCGTTCGTCGAGGCGCTGGCCGGCGGTACGACGGCGGGAGCCTTGATCCCCCTGAGCGAGAATGTCGTGCCCGGAATGGCCCCGGTGGTCAAGACGGCCGGATCAGGTCGGGTGGTGGAGGCCGAGGCGGCGCTGGTGGTGACGATCGCGTCTGATCCGGCCTCACGCAACCGATCGCGGACCCGGCCCGACTCGATCTACGTCCGCCAGCCGACGAACCGGATGGGAGTAGTTGCGATGCTCCGCGATGCCATGAACCGGGCCTCTCGTGGAGCCGATCCCGACCTGGACACGACCTTGCCGATCGAGGCCGACCCGTACGAACCGCTGCGCGACGTGATTCGCGGTCGGCGGTCGGTCTTGACCGTCAGTCGTACCGATTATGATATCTTGACGTCGCTTCGGCTAGCCGGTGAGTTCGGTTATGTGCCGACGATTCTGGGCGGGCACGAAGCCTACAAGGTGGCGGAGCCGCTGGCGGCCGTGGGCTCGGCGGTGGTCCTTGGCCCGTTACGAATCAATGGGGCGTATGGCCCCGAGCGGACCGAACTGGCCTGGAATACGGCTGGTGTCTTGCACGAGGCCGGTGTGGCGGTCGCCCTGTCCGGGGGTGATTTGCTGGAGCAGGCCCGGTTCGCGGCGCGGTTCGGCTTGCCGAAGGATGAGGCCCTGAAGGCGATCACGATTGAGCCGGCAAAGGTGCTCGGCGTGAACGATCGCCTCGGGTCGATTGCGGTAGGAAAAGCGGCCGATCTTGTCGCCCTGCAAGGCGATCCTCTGGAATTCACGACCCCCGTGCGCTGGGTGATGGTCGACGGCGTCGTCCAATTCCCCCGCCCCGAGCCCTCGCAGGAGGACTGA
- a CDS encoding amidohydrolase family protein encodes MMMLRLALPLVLVSLMMPWFREARADQGDDADRSGVVALVGGRLLTQTEAGTIEGTILVRDGRIEAVGEAVEIPEGAERIDVSGLTVTPGLIDARSVLWLPSATRRDGGNDGALNILDGVDPFADDWIDVARSGVTAVAVQPSNEGRLGGRGAVLRVGPGGTVEELTLKADAFVQAALGVSNASGNSVLRYQQFEQLKRTLDSVKRYKEEWESYEKALAKYNEAKEKAAKKDKDEKNENAEKESKDDDTKQSETKEGEESQDDDPDESGEDSGAGPTQDEEEGDDDGKEEGETPADSKDTSEKDDDSDTKKDEPPKEPERDETKEFLVGLLKGEVPLRIEVHREDDLINALALAEEFDLKLIVEGLSDPQSTRAELVAKRTPMVLGPILELGSPPPYRRNRDRSWPSGIPAEDSRWAIGTYSDRPSDSALLRAHAASAVARGVPRDRVLRALTAGAAEVLGLADDLGTIAEGKRADLVAFAGDPIDPATAVALVLSGGDVVYRNDQVAPTEDDLATVVDLDLPDRLPSRFVLRSRRFVHDDGTTKPGALLVVDGTIAASGETVEAEDDVPVFDVGDAIVSPGLLTAHSTLGQGRAVAESAGADAGFLQAVDAFDPNGRTVREMVRGGVLRAGFAPASANVIGGAVGAVRLGSDEPVVNPVIGMNLVLSSASRNLDRFPVSLPGQVSLIRQFLGEQGEADPDVRRSLDYYLSGPAIDRLDAVRRERAALLRDGQCGAFIEVDEETEVALALDLAEELGSCVALVGPGAIETQLDRIARLASEGPDLVLVARPMPSGPEQVRRWASIRQAVEAGAGLVFAADDPEELRLLAASAVAAGLPRATALQALAVMDPIALDEPGSCWESGRPADFVIWDDTPIDLSSRPLTVVVDGRIVP; translated from the coding sequence ATGATGATGCTGCGCCTTGCGCTTCCACTGGTTCTCGTGTCACTGATGATGCCCTGGTTCCGCGAGGCTCGCGCGGATCAAGGCGACGACGCCGACCGATCGGGGGTGGTGGCCCTGGTCGGCGGTCGGTTGCTGACACAGACCGAAGCCGGGACGATCGAGGGAACGATCCTCGTGCGCGACGGCCGGATTGAGGCCGTCGGCGAGGCGGTCGAGATTCCTGAGGGGGCCGAGCGGATCGACGTCTCGGGCCTGACCGTGACGCCGGGCCTGATCGACGCAAGGAGCGTGCTCTGGCTACCTTCGGCGACCCGGCGCGATGGGGGAAACGACGGAGCGCTGAACATCCTTGATGGGGTCGATCCGTTCGCCGACGACTGGATCGACGTGGCCCGATCGGGAGTGACCGCCGTGGCGGTTCAGCCGAGCAACGAGGGACGGCTCGGTGGCCGGGGGGCGGTGCTTCGCGTTGGTCCGGGAGGGACCGTTGAGGAGCTGACCCTCAAGGCCGATGCCTTTGTGCAGGCTGCGCTGGGGGTGAGCAACGCGTCGGGCAACTCGGTGCTCCGCTACCAGCAGTTCGAGCAGCTCAAGCGAACCCTCGACAGCGTGAAGCGCTACAAGGAGGAGTGGGAATCGTACGAGAAGGCCCTCGCCAAGTACAACGAGGCCAAGGAGAAGGCCGCGAAGAAGGACAAGGACGAGAAGAACGAGAACGCCGAGAAGGAATCGAAGGACGACGACACGAAGCAATCCGAGACGAAAGAGGGTGAGGAGTCGCAGGACGACGACCCGGACGAATCCGGCGAGGACTCGGGGGCTGGTCCCACGCAGGACGAGGAGGAGGGGGACGACGACGGCAAGGAGGAGGGCGAGACACCTGCCGACTCGAAGGACACGTCTGAGAAAGACGATGATTCGGACACCAAGAAGGACGAGCCTCCGAAGGAACCGGAGCGGGATGAAACCAAGGAGTTTCTGGTCGGCCTGCTCAAGGGAGAGGTGCCGCTTCGGATCGAAGTGCATCGCGAAGACGACCTGATCAACGCGCTGGCGCTGGCGGAGGAGTTTGACCTGAAACTGATCGTCGAGGGGCTGAGTGATCCGCAATCAACGCGAGCGGAACTGGTTGCGAAGCGCACGCCGATGGTGCTCGGGCCGATTCTCGAATTGGGGAGCCCACCGCCGTATCGACGCAACCGAGATCGATCGTGGCCGTCCGGAATTCCGGCCGAGGATAGTCGATGGGCGATCGGCACCTACAGCGATCGGCCGAGCGATTCCGCCCTGCTCCGCGCCCATGCCGCCTCGGCCGTCGCCCGAGGCGTGCCGCGTGATCGGGTCTTGCGGGCCCTGACCGCTGGAGCGGCCGAGGTGCTCGGCCTGGCCGACGACCTGGGGACGATCGCCGAAGGGAAACGAGCGGATCTCGTCGCCTTCGCGGGGGATCCGATCGACCCGGCCACGGCCGTCGCTCTGGTCCTCTCCGGGGGGGACGTCGTTTATCGGAATGACCAGGTGGCGCCGACCGAGGACGACCTGGCCACGGTGGTTGATCTCGACCTGCCCGATCGCTTGCCGAGTCGGTTCGTGCTGCGGTCGAGACGGTTTGTGCATGATGACGGGACGACGAAGCCGGGGGCCTTGCTCGTCGTTGACGGGACCATCGCGGCCAGTGGCGAAACGGTCGAGGCCGAGGATGACGTGCCAGTCTTTGACGTGGGAGACGCGATCGTTTCTCCCGGATTGCTGACCGCGCACAGCACGCTTGGCCAGGGGCGGGCGGTCGCCGAATCGGCCGGGGCCGATGCCGGGTTCCTGCAAGCCGTCGATGCCTTCGATCCGAACGGCCGAACCGTTCGGGAGATGGTGCGGGGCGGGGTCTTGCGGGCCGGGTTTGCGCCGGCTTCGGCGAATGTGATCGGCGGGGCCGTGGGAGCGGTGCGTCTCGGATCGGATGAGCCGGTGGTGAATCCGGTGATCGGGATGAATCTGGTGCTCTCGTCCGCGTCGAGGAACCTGGATCGGTTCCCGGTGAGCTTGCCGGGCCAGGTGTCCTTGATCCGACAGTTCCTGGGCGAGCAGGGAGAAGCCGACCCCGATGTCCGACGCTCGCTCGACTATTACCTGAGCGGTCCGGCCATCGACCGCCTCGACGCCGTTCGACGCGAGCGCGCTGCCCTGCTTCGAGACGGCCAGTGCGGGGCGTTCATCGAGGTGGACGAGGAAACCGAAGTGGCCCTGGCGCTCGACTTGGCGGAGGAGTTGGGAAGCTGTGTGGCGCTGGTCGGCCCCGGAGCGATCGAAACCCAGCTTGATCGGATCGCCCGCCTTGCGAGTGAAGGGCCGGACCTTGTGCTGGTGGCGCGGCCAATGCCTTCCGGGCCGGAGCAGGTGCGACGGTGGGCGAGCATTCGCCAGGCGGTCGAGGCCGGCGCCGGGCTCGTGTTTGCGGCCGATGATCCGGAGGAGCTTCGCCTGCTGGCCGCTTCGGCCGTGGCCGCCGGCCTGCCGAGAGCAACGGCATTGCAAGCCCTCGCCGTCATGGATCCCATCGCGCTCGACGAACCCGGCTCGTGCTGGGAATCGGGCCGCCCGGCCGATTTCGTGATCTGGGACGACACGCCGATCGACCTGTCGAGCCGTCCGTTGACGGTGGTGGTCGATGGGCGTATCGTTCCCTGA